A portion of the Halobacillus ihumii genome contains these proteins:
- the secY gene encoding preprotein translocase subunit SecY, with amino-acid sequence MFRTISNFMRVGDIRRKIIFTLLMLIVFRLGTFIPVPFTNQDAINIMDEQNAFGFLNTFGGGALQNFSIFAMGIMPYITASIIMQLLQMDVVPKFAEWKSQGDVGRRKLAQFTRYGTIALAFVQAIGMSIGFNTLAAGQLIDNPSVLTYAVIALVLTGGTAFLMWLGEQITSHGVGNGISILIFAGIVSAIPTGVNQLYDQYISGAGDQLFMNLVIIAIITLVIVAVVVGVIFIQQALRKIPIQYAKKLVNRSPVGGHSTHLPIKVNAAGVIPVIFAISFIIAPRTVAGFFEGNEVASVIQYIFDYQNWPGMIIYVALIIAFTYFYTFVQVNPEQMADNLKKQGGYIPGIRPGANTETYLTRVMYRLTFVGSIFLAAVSLLPIILGAAAELPPTVQIGGTGLLIVVGVALEMMKQLESQLVKRHYQGFIK; translated from the coding sequence ATGTTCCGGACAATCTCCAATTTTATGCGCGTGGGTGATATTCGGCGGAAAATTATCTTCACTTTATTGATGCTCATTGTTTTTCGCCTGGGTACATTCATACCTGTACCATTTACAAATCAGGATGCCATTAACATCATGGATGAACAAAATGCATTCGGATTCTTGAATACATTTGGAGGCGGTGCACTGCAGAACTTCTCTATATTTGCTATGGGGATTATGCCGTACATCACAGCCTCCATCATTATGCAGCTATTGCAAATGGATGTAGTGCCTAAGTTTGCGGAATGGAAAAGTCAAGGTGATGTAGGTCGTCGAAAATTAGCTCAGTTTACCCGCTATGGAACAATCGCTCTAGCTTTTGTTCAAGCAATTGGAATGTCGATCGGTTTTAACACACTTGCTGCTGGTCAATTAATTGATAATCCCAGTGTGTTAACATACGCTGTCATTGCTCTTGTATTAACAGGTGGAACAGCTTTCCTTATGTGGCTAGGGGAACAGATTACTTCTCATGGTGTCGGGAACGGAATATCAATTCTAATTTTTGCCGGGATTGTTTCAGCGATTCCGACCGGTGTTAATCAACTATATGATCAGTACATCTCTGGTGCTGGAGATCAGTTGTTTATGAACCTTGTAATCATTGCGATCATTACCCTGGTTATCGTTGCTGTAGTAGTTGGAGTCATCTTCATCCAACAAGCACTTCGTAAGATTCCAATCCAATACGCAAAAAAATTGGTGAACCGTTCGCCGGTTGGTGGGCATTCTACCCACTTGCCGATTAAAGTAAATGCTGCAGGGGTTATTCCAGTAATTTTCGCTATTTCATTCATTATTGCTCCAAGAACCGTTGCCGGATTCTTTGAAGGGAATGAAGTGGCATCTGTTATTCAATATATATTTGATTATCAGAACTGGCCTGGAATGATTATCTATGTTGCGTTAATTATTGCCTTCACTTATTTCTATACATTTGTTCAGGTGAATCCAGAGCAAATGGCAGATAATTTGAAGAAGCAAGGTGGGTATATCCCTGGTATTCGCCCTGGTGCAAATACTGAGACTTACCTGACAAGGGTCATGTACCGCTTAACCTTCGTAGGTTCTATCTTCCTAGCAGCTGTCTCACTTCTTCCGATTATATTAGGTGCTGCGGCAGAACTGCCGCCAACTGTCCAAATTGGAGGGACTGGTCTGCTCATCGTTGTAGGGGTTGCTCTTGAAATGATGAAGCAGCTTGAAAGCCAGCTTGTGAAACGCCATTATCAAGGCTTTATTAAGTAG
- a CDS encoding adenylate kinase, which yields MNLILMGLPGAGKGTQAEKIVEKYNIPHISTGDMFRLAIKEGTKLGQEAKSYMDNGELVPDEVTIGIVRERLSKSDCQSGFLLDGFPRTIAQAEALENLLKDMDESIDYVLHIEVPKDQLIERLTGRRVCPTCGATYHVVFNPPKVEGKCDHDGAELIQREDDQPETVKKRLEVNVEQSQPLLDFYQDKGYLVSFDGDRDIDLVFQDIDKKLGGLVK from the coding sequence TTGAATTTAATTCTGATGGGTCTTCCTGGTGCCGGTAAAGGTACACAGGCGGAGAAGATAGTCGAAAAATATAACATCCCTCATATCTCAACTGGAGATATGTTCCGTTTAGCTATCAAAGAAGGAACGAAACTAGGCCAAGAGGCTAAATCATATATGGACAATGGCGAATTAGTCCCAGATGAAGTAACCATTGGGATCGTTCGCGAGCGTCTAAGTAAGTCAGATTGTCAAAGTGGCTTTTTGCTGGATGGTTTTCCTAGAACTATTGCTCAAGCAGAAGCGTTGGAGAATTTGCTGAAAGATATGGATGAATCCATTGATTACGTTCTTCATATTGAAGTTCCTAAAGACCAACTCATCGAACGTCTGACTGGGCGAAGAGTTTGTCCGACATGTGGAGCAACTTACCATGTTGTATTTAACCCGCCTAAAGTGGAAGGGAAATGCGACCATGATGGTGCAGAGTTAATTCAACGTGAAGACGACCAGCCTGAAACCGTGAAAAAACGTTTAGAAGTAAATGTGGAGCAATCACAACCTCTTTTAGACTTCTACCAGGATAAGGGATATTTAGTAAGTTTCGATGGCGATAGGGATATCGACCTTGTTTTTCAAGACATTGACAAAAAGCTCGGAGGCCTTGTGAAATGA
- the map gene encoding type I methionyl aminopeptidase, whose translation MINCKTPREIEIMREAGRIVALTHQEMKKSIRPGITTGELDQIADQFIRSMDAFPSFKGYNGFRGSICASVNEELVHGIPGDRVLNEGDIISIDIGAKYKGYHGDSAWSYPVGTVDKKTEDLLKVTETSLLKGLDEAKPGERLSNISHAIQSYVEAEGFSIVREYVGHGVGQDLHEDPQIPHYGPPNKGPRLKPGMVLAVEPMVNAGSRYVKTLSDRWTVVTQDGKMCAHFEHTIAITEEGYEVLTKS comes from the coding sequence ATGATAAATTGCAAAACACCACGGGAGATTGAAATCATGCGTGAAGCGGGCAGAATTGTTGCCTTAACGCACCAAGAGATGAAGAAAAGTATCCGGCCCGGTATAACAACTGGGGAATTAGATCAAATTGCTGATCAATTTATACGCAGTATGGATGCATTCCCTTCTTTTAAAGGTTATAATGGATTCCGTGGTAGTATTTGCGCATCGGTCAATGAAGAGCTCGTCCATGGAATACCGGGAGACCGTGTTTTAAACGAGGGCGATATCATTAGTATCGATATTGGTGCAAAGTACAAAGGCTACCATGGTGATTCGGCTTGGAGTTATCCTGTCGGCACCGTGGATAAAAAAACAGAGGATTTGCTGAAAGTAACTGAGACATCGTTGCTCAAAGGACTTGATGAAGCGAAGCCTGGTGAACGCCTTTCTAATATATCCCATGCCATTCAAAGCTATGTCGAAGCTGAAGGTTTTTCGATTGTACGCGAATATGTGGGCCATGGTGTTGGGCAAGATCTTCATGAGGACCCTCAAATTCCTCATTACGGTCCGCCTAATAAAGGTCCGCGCTTGAAACCAGGAATGGTTCTGGCTGTAGAGCCAATGGTTAATGCCGGGTCTCGATATGTAAAGACTCTGTCGGACCGTTGGACGGTAGTGACACAAGATGGTAAAATGTGTGCGCATTTCGAACACACCATTGCGATTACGGAAGAAGGTTACGAAGTATTAACTAAATCCTAA
- a CDS encoding KOW domain-containing RNA-binding protein: MNESESSPRIGQVVRIVQGREAGQYAVIIDILDGRFLLLADGEKRKYDRPKKKNLQHVELMDFISPEVQNSLLETGRVTNGKLRFAVSKYVNEEVTDLKKGDQLDGERRCN, translated from the coding sequence TTGAATGAATCTGAGTCGAGTCCACGAATAGGTCAAGTTGTTCGCATTGTGCAAGGACGAGAGGCAGGACAGTATGCGGTTATAATAGATATACTGGATGGCCGTTTTTTGCTGCTTGCCGATGGAGAGAAACGTAAGTACGATCGACCAAAGAAAAAGAATCTGCAACACGTGGAGCTTATGGATTTCATCTCTCCAGAAGTCCAAAACAGCCTTCTGGAAACTGGTCGCGTCACAAATGGCAAGCTTCGATTTGCCGTATCTAAATATGTCAATGAAGAAGTGACTGATTTGAAGAAGGGAGATCAACTCGATGGCGAAAGACGATGTAATTGA
- the infA gene encoding translation initiation factor IF-1 — protein MAKDDVIEVEGTVVETLPNAQFKVELENEHTVLAHVSGKIRMHFIRILPGDKVTVELSPYDLTKGRITYRYK, from the coding sequence ATGGCGAAAGACGATGTAATTGAAGTGGAAGGAACTGTCGTTGAAACTTTACCAAATGCACAATTTAAGGTAGAGCTTGAGAACGAACATACCGTTTTAGCTCATGTTTCTGGTAAAATTCGTATGCACTTCATTCGAATCCTGCCAGGAGACAAAGTAACGGTGGAACTTTCCCCATATGATCTGACAAAAGGACGTATTACGTACCGTTATAAATAA
- the rpmJ gene encoding 50S ribosomal protein L36, translating to MKVRPSVKPICEKCKVIRRKGKVMVICENPKHKQKQG from the coding sequence ATGAAGGTAAGGCCTTCTGTAAAACCAATTTGCGAAAAGTGCAAAGTAATCCGTCGTAAGGGTAAAGTAATGGTAATTTGTGAAAACCCTAAACACAAACAAAAACAAGGTTAA
- the rpsM gene encoding 30S ribosomal protein S13: MARIAGVDIPRDKRVVISLTYIYGIGKPLASEVLAEAGVSEDTRVRDLTEDELGKIRSAVDNHNVEGDLRRENSLNIKRLIEIGSYRGIRHRRGLPARGQKTKNNSRTRKGPRRTVANKRK; this comes from the coding sequence ATGGCACGTATAGCAGGTGTAGATATTCCTCGCGATAAGCGAGTAGTCATATCTTTAACTTACATTTATGGTATTGGTAAACCATTAGCTAGTGAAGTTCTAGCTGAAGCAGGCGTTTCTGAAGATACTCGTGTCCGTGATCTTACAGAAGACGAACTAGGTAAGATTCGTTCAGCAGTTGATAATCACAATGTTGAGGGTGATCTTCGTCGTGAAAACTCTCTTAACATCAAACGTCTAATTGAAATTGGTTCTTACCGTGGAATCCGTCACCGTCGCGGACTTCCAGCTCGTGGACAAAAAACAAAAAATAACTCTCGCACACGTAAAGGACCACGTCGTACCGTGGCGAATAAGCGTAAATAA
- the rpsK gene encoding 30S ribosomal protein S11 encodes MARKGNTRSRKRRVKKNIESGVAHIRSTFNNTIVSITDVQGNVIAWSSAGVLGFKGSRKSTPFAAQMASEAAAKDAMDNGMKTIEVTVKGPGAGREAAIRSLQAVGLEITAIRDVTPVPHNGCRPPKRRRV; translated from the coding sequence ATGGCACGTAAAGGAAATACTCGTAGTCGTAAGCGTCGCGTGAAAAAGAATATTGAGAGTGGTGTGGCACACATTCGCTCTACTTTTAACAATACGATCGTATCGATCACCGACGTGCAAGGTAACGTAATCGCTTGGAGCAGTGCTGGTGTACTAGGCTTCAAAGGGTCTCGTAAATCTACTCCATTTGCCGCTCAAATGGCTTCAGAAGCTGCAGCTAAAGATGCAATGGATAATGGCATGAAGACGATTGAAGTGACTGTTAAAGGGCCAGGAGCTGGTCGTGAAGCAGCGATTCGTTCACTACAAGCCGTTGGACTAGAGATCACAGCGATTCGTGACGTGACTCCAGTACCGCATAACGGTTGCCGCCCGCCAAAACGTCGTCGCGTATAA
- a CDS encoding DNA-directed RNA polymerase subunit alpha, with the protein MIEIEKPKIEPVEISEDSTFGKFVVEPLERGYGTTLGNSLRRILLSSLPGAAVTSVQIEGVLHEFSTIEGVVEDVTTVILNLKKLALKIYSDEEKTLEIDVQNEGKVTAADITHDSDVEVLNPDLHIATLDSQTSLRVRITAERGRGYRPAEANNHEDLPIGVIPVDSIFTPVSRVTYQVENTRIGQTSNFDKLTLDVWTDGSIRPEEAISLGAKIYMEHLNIFVGLTDEAQKAEIMVEKEEDQKEKVLEMTIEELDLSVRSYNCLKRAGINTVQELANKSEDDMMKVRNLGRKSLEEVKHKLDELGLGLRKED; encoded by the coding sequence ATGATCGAAATTGAAAAGCCAAAAATTGAACCGGTTGAGATCAGCGAAGACTCCACATTTGGTAAATTCGTCGTCGAACCGCTCGAACGTGGATATGGTACAACACTAGGTAACTCCTTGCGTCGTATCCTGCTATCCTCACTTCCTGGCGCTGCTGTAACATCAGTTCAAATTGAAGGGGTACTTCATGAATTCTCAACAATCGAAGGTGTTGTTGAAGATGTTACAACAGTTATTTTGAATCTAAAGAAACTAGCTTTGAAGATTTATTCTGATGAAGAGAAGACTTTAGAGATTGATGTGCAGAACGAAGGGAAGGTTACCGCTGCAGATATCACGCATGACAGCGACGTAGAAGTCTTAAATCCAGACCTTCATATCGCGACGTTAGACAGCCAAACGTCTTTGCGTGTTCGTATTACTGCTGAACGCGGACGAGGATATCGTCCAGCTGAGGCGAACAATCATGAAGATCTACCGATTGGCGTAATTCCAGTTGACTCAATCTTTACACCCGTTTCTCGTGTCACGTATCAAGTGGAGAACACTCGTATTGGTCAGACTTCAAACTTTGATAAATTAACGTTAGATGTGTGGACTGATGGAAGCATTCGCCCAGAAGAGGCGATCTCTCTTGGAGCCAAGATCTATATGGAACACCTTAATATCTTTGTAGGCCTTACTGATGAAGCTCAAAAAGCTGAAATTATGGTTGAAAAAGAAGAGGACCAAAAAGAAAAAGTTCTAGAGATGACGATTGAAGAACTCGATCTCTCCGTACGTTCATACAATTGCTTGAAGCGTGCAGGTATTAACACTGTTCAAGAGCTTGCTAACAAGTCTGAAGATGACATGATGAAGGTTCGTAACCTTGGTCGTAAATCTCTTGAAGAAGTGAAGCACAAGCTGGATGAGCTCGGACTTGGTTTGAGAAAAGAAGATTAA
- the rplQ gene encoding 50S ribosomal protein L17 → MARKLGRTTDQRMALLRNLATDLIVHERIETTEAKAKELRSVVEKMITLGKRGDLHARRQAESFLYRADANEEGDQTALQKLFSDIAPRYEERQGGYTRVLKLGERKGDGAKMAIIELV, encoded by the coding sequence ATGGCTAGAAAGTTAGGACGTACTACCGATCAACGTATGGCGCTTCTTCGTAATTTAGCGACAGACTTGATCGTTCATGAACGTATAGAAACAACAGAAGCAAAAGCAAAAGAGCTTCGTTCTGTTGTAGAAAAAATGATTACACTAGGTAAAAGAGGAGATCTTCATGCCCGTCGTCAGGCTGAATCATTCCTTTACCGTGCAGATGCGAATGAAGAAGGAGACCAAACAGCCCTGCAAAAGCTGTTCTCTGATATCGCTCCACGCTATGAGGAACGCCAAGGTGGATACACTCGCGTGCTTAAGTTAGGCGAGCGTAAAGGTGACGGTGCTAAGATGGCAATCATTGAACTAGTTTAA
- a CDS encoding energy-coupling factor ABC transporter ATP-binding protein produces MSVSQIEFRNVSFRYQEDMPWVLKNVSFSISENEWVAIIGHNGSGKSTIAKLMNGLLFPQEGEIVVDGQKVEAETVWSVRENVGMVFQNPDNQFVGTTVRDDVAFGMENHGMPRPLMLERIEESLSAVGMSDYERQEPHRLSGGQKQRVAIASVLAVSPKYMILDEATAMLDPQGRKEILSTMLDVQEQRNLSLITITHDLHEVVQAERVLVMNEGEVWLEGTPRDIFARKEQLTKIGLDTPFVTKLADELKSAGVDLSREPLNHQELLEELWTFHSKK; encoded by the coding sequence GTGAGTGTGAGTCAGATTGAGTTTAGAAATGTATCCTTTCGTTACCAGGAGGATATGCCTTGGGTGTTAAAAAACGTAAGCTTTTCCATCTCGGAGAATGAGTGGGTGGCGATTATTGGCCATAATGGATCAGGGAAATCAACGATTGCTAAATTGATGAATGGTCTGCTTTTCCCTCAGGAGGGTGAAATTGTGGTTGATGGCCAGAAGGTTGAGGCTGAAACAGTCTGGAGTGTGAGGGAAAATGTAGGAATGGTTTTTCAAAATCCAGACAACCAGTTTGTTGGAACTACTGTACGCGATGATGTTGCCTTTGGGATGGAGAACCATGGTATGCCAAGGCCGCTCATGTTAGAGCGTATCGAGGAAAGCCTTTCTGCAGTAGGGATGAGCGATTACGAGCGTCAAGAGCCGCACCGTTTGTCGGGCGGGCAGAAACAACGGGTAGCAATTGCCAGTGTTTTAGCTGTATCGCCTAAATATATGATTTTAGATGAGGCCACAGCTATGCTGGATCCTCAGGGCAGGAAGGAAATATTATCAACTATGCTCGATGTACAGGAGCAAAGAAATCTCTCTTTAATCACCATTACTCATGACTTGCATGAAGTAGTTCAAGCCGAACGGGTTCTTGTTATGAACGAAGGAGAAGTTTGGCTAGAGGGGACCCCTCGCGACATTTTTGCAAGAAAAGAACAATTAACCAAAATTGGCTTAGATACTCCCTTTGTCACGAAATTGGCAGATGAACTGAAATCTGCTGGTGTTGACCTTAGCCGTGAGCCACTTAATCACCAGGAGTTGCTGGAGGAACTATGGACATTTCATTCGAAGAAGTAA
- a CDS encoding energy-coupling factor ABC transporter ATP-binding protein gives MDISFEEVSYVYQPNSPFEYRALHNLSFNIPSGAFVAVIGHTGSGKSTLLQHLNGLVQPTEGEVTVGEFRLKAGEKNKQLRALREKVGVVFQYPEHQLFEENVEKDIAFGPMNFGVPQEEIKQRTDEAITSVHLPKEILDRSPFDLSGGQMRRVAIAGVLAMNPEVLVLDEPTAGLDPSGQREIMNMFARIHKQKNLTTVLVTHSMEDALKYADHVIILNQGEVFMQGAPADIFQKKQELSEVQLDVPEIIHFLNQFEEKFNMKIPYHRQSVAELAKELAQMVKGGRDHE, from the coding sequence ATGGACATTTCATTCGAAGAAGTAAGCTATGTTTATCAGCCGAATAGTCCATTTGAGTATAGAGCATTACACAATCTCTCCTTCAACATACCATCTGGGGCTTTCGTGGCTGTGATTGGGCATACTGGTTCCGGCAAATCCACCTTACTGCAACATCTAAATGGACTTGTTCAGCCAACAGAAGGAGAAGTCACTGTTGGAGAATTTCGCCTTAAAGCTGGAGAGAAAAACAAACAATTAAGAGCATTGCGTGAAAAGGTTGGTGTTGTCTTTCAATATCCTGAGCACCAGCTGTTTGAAGAAAATGTGGAAAAGGATATTGCCTTTGGCCCCATGAACTTTGGTGTACCACAAGAAGAAATTAAACAACGTACAGATGAAGCGATCACATCTGTTCATTTACCTAAAGAGATCCTGGATCGTTCCCCTTTTGACTTAAGCGGAGGACAGATGCGCCGTGTCGCAATAGCGGGAGTGCTAGCCATGAATCCAGAGGTACTCGTTCTTGATGAACCGACAGCCGGACTCGATCCTAGCGGGCAGAGAGAAATTATGAACATGTTTGCCCGTATTCATAAACAGAAAAATCTGACCACAGTGCTTGTTACACACAGCATGGAAGATGCTTTAAAATATGCAGATCACGTGATTATATTGAATCAAGGGGAAGTCTTCATGCAGGGGGCGCCTGCTGATATTTTTCAAAAAAAACAGGAACTGAGTGAAGTTCAGTTGGACGTTCCAGAGATTATCCATTTTTTAAATCAATTCGAAGAAAAATTCAATATGAAAATTCCCTATCATAGACAGTCAGTGGCAGAGTTAGCAAAGGAGTTGGCTCAGATGGTGAAGGGAGGCCGCGATCATGAGTAG